A DNA window from Arachis duranensis cultivar V14167 chromosome 3, aradu.V14167.gnm2.J7QH, whole genome shotgun sequence contains the following coding sequences:
- the LOC107477814 gene encoding serine/threonine-protein phosphatase 7 long form homolog, which produces MPPDRYNLIVEGYLRETSFYHVSQIGVVQCQSALVNALVERWRPETHTFHFPVGECAVTLEDVALILSLSTNDLPVTRPTLSNYEALEAECLDQFGVAPMKADCRGSFIKLVCFRALKDRLVLVDDIQIQRYVKCHIMLLFGLLCLEISLQQGCTGSFCRYSVTLPGSYSSVGDRPAWHTCIDRCVEQLVSTWHNWERENRPYRYRTLENYRRDLDVLQEGHFVWEPYAIGRTDPDVILPDIRQHSAIWSATILLISFECIEWHASDRLRRQFGLTQGVPNQERDLGEAHGEVLTSSKNQDWSGTHSFWVMHWMNRYSHVLVEHTVPSQHQADIHLHWYRGTYGDHLHLSQIEPQENQHGDPMHNQENQQVQSPPPPSPPQPPPPPSQTQAQQELEQFTPYIPDTYSADYLTPPVYQQYWSVPHQE; this is translated from the exons ATGCCGCCGGATCGGTACAATCTAATAGTGGAGGGGTATTTACGGGAAACCAGCTTTTATCATGTTTCACAGATTGGAGTTGTCCAATGTCAGTCGGCATTGGTTAATGCTCTGGTCGAGAGATGGCGCCCTGAGACGCACACGTTCCACTTTCCGGTTGGTGAGTGTGCCGTGACACTGGAGGATGTGGCGTTAATTCTTAGTCTTTCGACAAATGATTTGCCAGTTACGAGACCGACACTGAGCAATTATGAGGCTTTAGAGGCTGAATGCTTGGatcagtttggtgttgcaccTATGAAGGCAGACTGCAGGGGAAGTTTCATCAAGTTGGTTTGTTTTCGAGCATTGAAAGATCGATTAGTGTTGGTTGATGATATCCAGATTCAGAGGTACGTGAAGTGCCACATAATGTTATTGTTTGGACTGTTATGTTTGGAGATAAGTCTGCAGCAGGGGTGCACTGGAAGTTTCTGCCGTTACTCCGTAACTTTGCCGGGATCATACAGTTCAGTTGGGGATCGGCCTGCCTGGCACACCTGTATAGATCGTTGTGTAGAGCAACTCGTGTCGACT TGGCATAACTGGGAACGTGAGAATCGGCCTTACAGATATCGTACCCTTGAGAACTATAGGAGAGATCTGGATGTTCTGCAAGAAGGACAT TTTGTTTGGGAGCCTTATGCAATTGGAAGGACCGATCCGGACGTGATTCTTCCTGACATCCGTCAGCATTCTGCTATTTGGAGTGCCACAATTTTACTTATATCTTTTGAATGTATTGAGTGGCATGCATCTGATAGATTGAGGAGGCAATTTGGCTTGACTCAGGGCGTTCCTAATCAGGAGCGAGACCTAGGTGAAGCACACGGCGAAGTTCTGACAAGTTCAAAAAATCAAGATTGGTCTGGAACCCACTCATTCTGGGTTATGCATTGGATGAACCGGTATAGTCATGTTCTTGTCGAGCACACGGTGCCTTCACAGCATCAGGCAGATATCCACTTGCATTGGTACCGAGGTACATATGGTGACCACTTGCATCTGTCACAGATCGAACCACAAGAGAATCAGCACGGTGATCCTATGCATAATCAGGAGAACCAACAAGTACAATCACCGCCACCACCATCGCCACCGCAACCACCACCGCCCCCCTCACAAACACAGGCACAACAAGAGCTTGAGCAGTTCACTCCATACATTCCTGACACGTATTCTGCGGATTACTTGACTCCACCAGTATATCAGCAGTACTGGAGTGTCCCGCACCAAGAATAA